In Streptomyces sp. NBC_00448, the following are encoded in one genomic region:
- a CDS encoding glycoside hydrolase family 76 protein: MDTSTLSRWAARVMVALLGLLLLIPHTISAHAAPTPAAGSVGVLMQSYDADDGRIDGNGWWTAAVSLSTVMTYEQATGDRQYDYAISGAFAKNSNFTNDYIDDTGWWTLVWLQAYDLTGNTDYLDMARTTTDYMHDYWDSTCGGGVYWSTAKQYKASIANELFLAATAGLHNRIPGDTTYGGWATAEWNWFKGSGLIQGNLVQDGLNVPDCTFSTADYSYNQGVILQGLVEQSRATGDTSLLNTANSIATAAVAHFNHNGVLYDGCEPDCSGDGSAFKGIFARYLRALATATGSTQYDSFLTTTANSIVANDTNSSGQQGNSFIGPFALWTPTTQASAAEALVAALGGSGTTSPGSGGVLRGQQSSRCVDVPDTSQTNGTQVELWDCNGGTNQSWTSDSSGRLTVYGDKCLDVRSAGTADGTPVQIYDCNNTGAQQWSLNSDGTVVNPDSGKCLDATGAGTANGTLLEIWTCNEGANQKWSRT; encoded by the coding sequence ATGGACACATCCACACTCAGCAGATGGGCCGCACGGGTGATGGTCGCCCTGCTCGGCCTGCTGCTGCTGATCCCCCACACCATCAGCGCGCACGCCGCGCCGACCCCGGCGGCCGGCAGCGTCGGGGTCCTGATGCAGTCGTACGACGCGGACGACGGCCGGATCGACGGCAACGGCTGGTGGACCGCTGCGGTGTCGCTGAGCACCGTGATGACGTACGAACAGGCCACCGGTGACCGGCAGTACGACTACGCCATCTCCGGTGCCTTCGCGAAGAACAGCAACTTCACCAACGACTACATCGACGACACCGGCTGGTGGACCCTGGTGTGGCTCCAGGCCTACGACCTCACCGGCAACACCGACTACCTCGACATGGCCAGGACCACCACCGACTACATGCACGACTACTGGGACTCCACCTGCGGCGGCGGCGTCTACTGGAGCACCGCCAAGCAGTACAAGGCCTCGATCGCCAACGAGCTCTTCCTCGCCGCCACGGCCGGACTGCACAACCGCATCCCCGGCGACACCACCTACGGGGGCTGGGCGACCGCCGAGTGGAACTGGTTCAAGGGCTCGGGCCTCATCCAGGGCAATCTGGTCCAGGACGGGCTCAACGTCCCCGACTGCACCTTCAGCACGGCGGACTACAGCTACAACCAGGGCGTCATCCTGCAGGGGCTGGTCGAGCAGTCCCGCGCCACCGGCGACACCTCGCTGCTGAACACGGCGAACTCGATCGCCACCGCGGCGGTCGCACACTTCAACCACAACGGCGTGCTCTACGACGGCTGCGAGCCCGACTGCAGCGGTGACGGCTCGGCGTTCAAGGGCATCTTCGCCCGCTACCTGCGGGCGCTGGCCACCGCCACCGGCAGCACCCAGTACGACTCGTTCCTCACCACCACGGCCAACTCGATCGTGGCCAACGACACCAACAGTTCCGGCCAGCAGGGCAACTCGTTCATCGGTCCGTTCGCCCTGTGGACTCCGACGACGCAGGCGAGCGCGGCCGAGGCCCTGGTCGCGGCCCTCGGCGGAAGCGGTACGACATCACCCGGCTCCGGCGGCGTCCTGCGCGGACAGCAGTCCTCCCGGTGCGTCGACGTGCCCGACACGAGCCAGACCAACGGTACGCAGGTCGAGTTGTGGGACTGCAACGGCGGTACCAACCAGTCCTGGACGTCCGACTCGTCCGGGCGCCTGACCGTCTACGGCGACAAGTGCCTCGACGTCCGCTCGGCGGGAACCGCCGACGGCACCCCGGTGCAGATCTACGACTGCAACAACACCGGCGCGCAGCAGTGGAGCCTGAACTCGGACGGCACCGTCGTCAACCCCGACTCGGGCAAGTGCCTCGACGCCACCGGTGCGGGCACCGCCAACGGCACCCTCCTGGAGATCTGGACCTGCAACGAGGGCGCCAACCAGAAGTGGAGCAGGACGTGA
- a CDS encoding DMT family transporter, with protein sequence MTSSTVPATGAAAAMLLVGTSTAVSATVADYPVLSGQALRYGLAAAILLAVVRRRRLPRAGLTPRDLLLLAALAATGLVGFNIFLVEATRYASPAMIGTVIGMIPVVLALVGPLTQRRRPAARTIGAAAVVTAGAAVAAGFGGGSPRGVLLSLGALAGEVAFSLIALPLLPKLGPLRVAAYPAAMSVPVLLAASVAIDGASALRLPTPTEAAAFGYLGALVTATAFFLWYDALRRLGADRAGLFAGLVPMGALLTTAVLGRGEVGPADVAGALVVAAGVVIGLRRPPRANGTDRDGHRDRNPERAKGPRELTANS encoded by the coding sequence ATGACCTCCTCCACGGTCCCGGCGACGGGCGCCGCCGCCGCGATGCTGCTCGTCGGCACGTCGACGGCGGTGTCCGCGACCGTCGCCGACTACCCCGTCCTCAGCGGCCAGGCCCTGCGCTACGGCCTCGCCGCGGCGATCCTTCTCGCCGTCGTGCGCCGCCGGCGCCTGCCCCGCGCCGGTCTGACACCCCGCGACCTCCTGCTCCTCGCCGCGCTGGCCGCCACCGGCCTGGTGGGCTTCAACATCTTCCTGGTGGAGGCGACCCGGTACGCGAGCCCCGCCATGATCGGCACCGTGATCGGCATGATCCCGGTGGTCCTCGCCCTCGTCGGGCCACTGACCCAACGCCGCCGACCCGCCGCCCGGACCATCGGCGCCGCGGCCGTCGTGACCGCGGGCGCCGCCGTTGCCGCCGGGTTCGGCGGCGGAAGTCCGCGCGGTGTGCTGCTGTCACTGGGAGCACTCGCCGGCGAGGTCGCCTTCTCCCTGATCGCCCTCCCCCTGCTGCCCAAACTCGGCCCCCTGAGGGTCGCCGCCTACCCCGCGGCCATGTCCGTGCCCGTACTGCTGGCCGCGAGCGTCGCCATCGACGGCGCGAGCGCCCTGCGGCTGCCCACCCCCACCGAGGCGGCAGCGTTCGGCTACCTCGGCGCACTCGTCACGGCAACCGCCTTCTTCCTGTGGTACGACGCACTGCGCCGGCTGGGCGCGGACCGTGCGGGACTCTTCGCCGGCCTCGTCCCGATGGGCGCGCTGCTCACCACCGCCGTGCTCGGGCGCGGTGAGGTGGGCCCGGCAGATGTCGCAGGCGCCCTGGTCGTCGCCGCCGGCGTCGTCATCGGGCTGCGCCGACCGCCCAGGGCGAACGGCACCGACCGGGACGGCCACCGTGACCGGAACCCCGAACGCGCCAAGGGGCCGCGGGAACTGACGGCGAATTCGTGA
- a CDS encoding SDR family NAD(P)-dependent oxidoreductase, giving the protein MHSAALVTGASSGLGAEFAAQLAARGHDLVLVARSEDRLTALAENLIAEHGVRADVLVQDLAEPDAAQRVADRLAARGLAVDLLVNNAGFGTCGHFEDIATDRDHDQLMVNVVALVDLTHRLLPGMLARGTGAIVNVASTAAFQPSPYFAVYSASKTFVLNFGLALRQEYRGRGIRVLTLCPGPVDTPFFDAIGTREAAVNGSMTTPEPVVRAALRALDRDRGYVTPGLANALSAHLLPRRPRTLVTALAERVTRKVLSPSRTVPQPKEYAA; this is encoded by the coding sequence GTGCACAGCGCAGCGCTCGTCACCGGCGCCTCATCCGGACTCGGCGCGGAGTTCGCCGCACAGCTCGCCGCCCGCGGACACGATCTGGTCCTGGTCGCGCGGTCAGAGGACAGGCTCACCGCCCTCGCCGAGAATCTGATCGCGGAGCACGGCGTCCGCGCCGACGTCCTGGTCCAGGACCTCGCCGAACCCGACGCGGCCCAGCGCGTCGCCGACCGGCTCGCCGCCCGCGGTCTGGCGGTCGACCTGCTGGTCAACAACGCCGGGTTCGGCACGTGCGGCCACTTCGAGGACATCGCCACCGACCGTGACCACGACCAGCTGATGGTCAACGTCGTCGCCCTGGTCGACCTCACCCACCGACTGCTTCCCGGCATGCTGGCGCGCGGCACGGGCGCGATCGTGAACGTCGCCTCCACCGCAGCCTTCCAGCCCTCCCCGTACTTCGCCGTCTACAGCGCGTCCAAGACCTTCGTGCTGAACTTCGGACTCGCGCTGCGCCAGGAGTACCGCGGCCGCGGCATCCGCGTGCTCACCCTCTGCCCCGGCCCGGTCGACACCCCGTTCTTCGACGCCATCGGCACCCGTGAGGCAGCCGTCAACGGCTCGATGACCACGCCGGAACCGGTCGTCCGCGCCGCTCTTCGCGCCCTCGACCGCGACCGCGGCTACGTCACCCCCGGGCTCGCCAACGCCCTGTCCGCCCATCTCCTGCCGCGCCGCCCGCGCACCCTGGTCACCGCCCTCGCCGAACGCGTCACCCGCAAGGTCCTCAGCCCCTCGCGCACCGTCCCGCAGCCCAAGGAGTACGCGGCATGA
- a CDS encoding TetR/AcrR family transcriptional regulator: MSESTARPLRADAERSVRAILEAAERVLSADPGATMEQIAAAAGVARATVHRRFAHRQTLIDALASSAARRLAQAVEDGRPDTAPPLVALHRITASVLDVKGAWAFALGLPSEPGSEAAVLHEDIARRCLTVLERARTDGLIDETADLHWLRRVYYALLGESLHGSPDDSGIDTDTLAARIIDTLLHGAGPRT, encoded by the coding sequence ATGAGCGAGTCGACGGCACGGCCGTTGCGGGCGGACGCGGAGCGCAGCGTGCGCGCGATCCTGGAGGCGGCCGAACGCGTGCTCTCCGCCGATCCGGGCGCGACGATGGAGCAGATCGCGGCCGCGGCCGGGGTGGCCAGGGCAACGGTCCACCGGCGGTTCGCCCATCGTCAGACGCTGATCGACGCGCTGGCCTCGTCCGCCGCCCGCCGGCTCGCCCAAGCCGTGGAGGACGGCCGACCCGACACGGCCCCTCCCCTGGTGGCGCTGCACCGGATCACGGCCAGCGTGCTCGACGTGAAGGGCGCCTGGGCGTTCGCGCTGGGACTGCCGTCCGAGCCCGGCAGCGAAGCCGCCGTCCTCCACGAGGACATCGCCCGGCGCTGCCTCACCGTGCTGGAACGGGCCCGGACGGACGGGCTCATCGACGAGACGGCCGACCTCCACTGGCTGCGACGGGTCTACTACGCACTGCTCGGGGAGTCCCTGCACGGGAGCCCCGACGACTCAGGCATCGACACCGACACGCTGGCTGCCCGCATCATCGACACCCTGCTCCACGGCGCCGGACCACGCACCTGA